Within the Arthrobacter sp. V1I7 genome, the region TCCTTCTTCGGCGGACGGCCGGACCGGCGTGGAGGACAAAACGATGGCGCCGAGCCGGCGTTCCCTCCGGGCCGTCACCTTGCCCTGGCTGAACCGGGCCGCCACGGCGTCAGTAAGCAGCTGCCCGGCGGCGGCCTCTGCGGTGTCGGCCGTAAGCGGCGCGGCGGAACGGATCACGGCGCCGGTCCCGGCGGCATCCCACCCCTGCGCGCGGGACACTTCGGCCACCGCGAGCCACTCATGCCCGGAGAGGGAACTGCCGGCCGGCAGCCCTGCCCGGGTACCGGACGAGAGGAGGTAACGCTCCGGCCCGTCGCCGGGCACACGGCGCGCCACGCGGTCCGGGAACGCGAGGGCAACAACGAAACCAACTGCCTCTGCCGCCGCCAAACCGGGGGGCAGCACTGAGGGAACGACGCCGGATTTCTCCTGGCCGGCGATCGCCTCCATCCGACGGACGTCCTCCGCCCAGCGCCGGGATGACGGTTCCCTCCCGGTCCGCAGCGCGCTCATCAGCCGCGTTAAATCGGCGGCGGGCGCACGCTGGTCTCCGGCCACGAGGGCGACCGCCTCGGCCGCGGTGCGTGTGCCGACGGCGGCGGCGCCGTCCAGCAGGGCCCGGGCCAGGCGCGGGTCCGCCGGGATCCGGGCCAGGGTGCGGCCCAGATCCGTGGCGAAGCCGTCCTGTTCCACGGCGCCGAGTTCCCGCAGCACCTCCACGGCGTCCGCCATCGCCGCCGGTGGCGGTGCGTCCGGAAGTGCCAGTCCCCGCCCGCCCGGCGATCCCCAGCAGGCCAGCGTCAGCGCGGCGGCCGTCAGGTCCGCCACGGCGATCTCCGGGGTCTGATGCGCGGGCGCGGCGCCAAACGTCCTCTGGTCGTAGCAGCGCACGACTTTGCCGGGCCCCTGGCGGGCAGCGCGTCCGGCGCGCTGTTCCGCGGAGGCCCGGGAGCAGGACACGGTCACCAGTCCGGACATGCCGCGGCTGGCGTCGCGGCGAGGCTCCCGGGACAGCCCGGCGTCGATGACCAGCCGGACTCCGGGCACCGTGATGGAGGATTCGGCGAGGCCCGTGGAGACGATGATGCGCGCGGGAGCACCGGGCTCGCGCCCGGAAACGGCGCGGTCCTGCTCCGCCGGTCCGGACTGGCCGTGCAGCTCCAGGACCTCCGGGCCCCCGCGCGTGCGGAGGCGTGCGGCCACGTAGGAAACCTCCCGGGCCCCCGGGACGAAGACCAGCGCGTCGATGTCGTGTCCGGCTGCCCGGGCATCGGCGTGCGCGGCCGCAGCCGTGTCCGCCACATGGTCGAGGAAGGCCCGCGTCACGCCGCGTTCGTCCAGCCTGGCTGCGGCCCCGGGAGCCCATTCGACCTCCAGCGGGTGGAGGGCGGACGGACAGTCAACGACCGGTGCCGGGCCGCCGTCGTGCTCTCCGATGAGGCGGGCGAAGCGCGCGGCGTCCAGGGTGGCGGACATGGCGATAAGGGTGAGGTCGCCGCGCAGCTGCCGGACTTCGCCGAGCATGCCGACAAGCAGGTCCGTCTCCAGCCCGCGCTCGTGGACTTCGTCAAGGATGATAACGCCGGTGGACTCGAGTCCCGGATCCGTGAGCAGCCTGTTCAGCAGGATCCCCGGGGTGACGAACTCGATCAGGGTCCCCGGGCCCGTCTGGCGTTCGCCCCGGACCGTGTAGCCGACGCGGTCTCCAAGCCGGCTGCCGTCAAGGGCGGCCAGGCGTCGGGCGGCCGAGCGGACCGCGACGCGGCGCGGCTGCGTGACCACCACACGCGGCGCAGGACCATCGTCCGGTGGCAGCGTCCCCGGCGCGGCGGCGGCAATATTGGCCAGCAGCGGCGGGACCAGCGTTGTCTTACCCGTACCCGGAGGGGCCTGCACCACCGCCGCACCGGCCGGACCTGCCAAACGCAACGCGGCAGCAAGCTCGCCCAGCGAGGCAGCAAAAGTCAGACCGGTTCCGATGACACGCAGATCGAAAGGCCCGCTGGCAACGAGAGGGTCCACGGGGACGGGAGCGGGAGTCACGACTCCATTGTGCCCATAAAGTCGGACCGGCAAGGTCGGGCACCCGCGGGCGGGGGCGGATCAGGCGTGGCCTCGGTCATGCCGGCCCCCTGTGCCGAGGGCCAGTTCGCCGGAAACGCGCAGGTTCGCCGTGAGGTTGCGGCGAATTCGCAGGCTTCCCGCGAGCTCGGATGGAATGGGGCCCGCCGGGACGGCTGTCTACTCGGCGGACCCAGTGATCAGATCCAGCACGCGGTGCAGGGCAGGATTGCGGGCGTCACGCCGCCAGATCGCATGCAACTCGACCGGGTCCGTCTCCAGTCCGCTCAGTTCGATGTATTCCACCCCTTCGATTCCCAGCACCGTTGCGGACTGCGGGACCAGGGCGACTCCCCGACCCGCCGCGACGAGGAATATCATCGTCAGAATTTGGCTCACCGTATGAACAAAAGTGCGGTGGGACGACACCAGGCTGATCACGAGGTCGTAGAAGTATCGGGCCTGGGTTGGAGAGTGCATAATCAGATCTTCTCCCTGCAGATCCTCGGCAGTCACCGGGCGGTCCAGGAGCGTAAGACGGTGGCCCAGGGGAACCGCCACCACAATCGGTTCCTTGTACAGCAGCCGCGAGTCAAACAGGTCCTCATCAAATGGAGGTCGCGCCAGCCCGAGGTCGATCTCGCCCGTGATCAGCGACGCCGTCTGATCCCTGGTGACCATTTCGCGCAAGTCGATCTCAACGTCAGGGAGTGCGCCGGAGATTTCGTTAAGGAGCGCTCCCAGCAGGCCAAACGTTGACGCGGCAGTAAAACCGATGCGGACGGAACCCGCGGAACCCGACGATATCCGGCGGGCCAGACTGGGTGCGGCTTCGGCCAGTTCGAGTAGTTTGACCGCGTCGGCGAGAAAGACCGAACCGGCAGCAGTCAACGCCACGCCCCGGTTGTCCCGCTCAAACAGCTGCACACCGATGGACTTCTCAAGCTTTTGGATCTGACGGCTGAGGGGCGGCTGCGTCATATTGAGCCGGGCTGCCGCCCGCCCGAAATGGAGCTCTTCGGCGACCGCGACAAAGCCACGCAATTGGTCCAAGGAATACATAATACCCAAACCGTATCACGCTATGCAGAAAACGACTTGGACAGGCATAGCGGAAGCCCTCTAGGGTTCAGGAACGGCCGATTTAGTGACGGAACTCACCGACTGTAGAGTCTCCGTCCGATCCGGCGAACATTCAAGGGAGAATCTTCATGACCAAGACCACCTTCAGCCGTCGAGCTGCTTTGGGAACCGCGACCAGCATCGCGCTCGCGCTGGCATTGACTGCCTGCGGCGGCAACGTTGCCAGCACCAGCACGCCTACGGACTCCAGCAAGTTCCCGGCTGGCCCCGTCACCCTCACCATCGGAGCAGCCCCGGGAGGAAGCACCGACTTGATCGGGCGTGCACTGGCCGAAAACGC harbors:
- the hrpB gene encoding ATP-dependent helicase HrpB, which gives rise to MTPAPVPVDPLVASGPFDLRVIGTGLTFAASLGELAAALRLAGPAGAAVVQAPPGTGKTTLVPPLLANIAAAAPGTLPPDDGPAPRVVVTQPRRVAVRSAARRLAALDGSRLGDRVGYTVRGERQTGPGTLIEFVTPGILLNRLLTDPGLESTGVIILDEVHERGLETDLLVGMLGEVRQLRGDLTLIAMSATLDAARFARLIGEHDGGPAPVVDCPSALHPLEVEWAPGAAARLDERGVTRAFLDHVADTAAAAHADARAAGHDIDALVFVPGAREVSYVAARLRTRGGPEVLELHGQSGPAEQDRAVSGREPGAPARIIVSTGLAESSITVPGVRLVIDAGLSREPRRDASRGMSGLVTVSCSRASAEQRAGRAARQGPGKVVRCYDQRTFGAAPAHQTPEIAVADLTAAALTLACWGSPGGRGLALPDAPPPAAMADAVEVLRELGAVEQDGFATDLGRTLARIPADPRLARALLDGAAAVGTRTAAEAVALVAGDQRAPAADLTRLMSALRTGREPSSRRWAEDVRRMEAIAGQEKSGVVPSVLPPGLAAAEAVGFVVALAFPDRVARRVPGDGPERYLLSSGTRAGLPAGSSLSGHEWLAVAEVSRAQGWDAAGTGAVIRSAAPLTADTAEAAAGQLLTDAVAARFSQGKVTARRERRLGAIVLSSTPVRPSAEEGRPAVAAALERDGLGAIGWSTAADALRRRLSLLHRELGDPWPDVSEPALLARLQEWLAPELEALAGGAATAGIDLAEPLRRLLPWPAASRLDELAPERLEVPSGSRIRIDYPDVGDAGGRPVVAVKLQECFGWDRTPRLVGGAVPVLFHLLSPARRPLAVTDDLASFWSGTYAQVRAEMRGRYPRHPWPEDPWTAPATARTKSRM
- a CDS encoding LysR family transcriptional regulator, producing the protein MYSLDQLRGFVAVAEELHFGRAAARLNMTQPPLSRQIQKLEKSIGVQLFERDNRGVALTAAGSVFLADAVKLLELAEAAPSLARRISSGSAGSVRIGFTAASTFGLLGALLNEISGALPDVEIDLREMVTRDQTASLITGEIDLGLARPPFDEDLFDSRLLYKEPIVVAVPLGHRLTLLDRPVTAEDLQGEDLIMHSPTQARYFYDLVISLVSSHRTFVHTVSQILTMIFLVAAGRGVALVPQSATVLGIEGVEYIELSGLETDPVELHAIWRRDARNPALHRVLDLITGSAE